The Astyanax mexicanus isolate ESR-SI-001 chromosome 8, AstMex3_surface, whole genome shotgun sequence sequence CACTCACAGCATGCAGCTCCTGCAGAACTTCAGTTTATTCACCCTTTAGATTTATTCACATCTACACTGTCTGATCCAAACTAAAATATCAGGTGTGAAAAAGTGAACCAGAGAAAAGTCATAAATTTAGTGAACAGTTCagaatttaatcaaataaattcaaataagTTTATACAGTCAGGCGACCATCACccattaaacactaaaatcagaaataaaagttGTATTTTGCCAAAATTTGACTCCAAATCGAGATACGAGATCTGAGATTGGAGCCTGAAGGTCATGTTGATATTTATCTGATCTTTAAAACGTTTAGGACTTGCATCACATCCTCTGTACACTTGATTTAATTTAGTCAGAAAGATAAGAGGGAAATTTcacatttattactttattattattacagtatccTTCCACAGACAGTGATAATAAAGCTAGAAGTAAAGGTAATAAACTCATATAACACTAATCACTAATCTAATACTTAAGATCTATATATTCTGTTTTAATGGTAATCTAAATATACATTTCCTCTCCAGGTCACATAAATCCAAGTATTGCAAGAACAAGTCCTTCAGTCCTTCAATGTTTCAATGTTTCTTCTGAATTCAAgattattaaaaagagtttattctgcttttgttggagtaactgtctctactaatGTCCAGAGAATACTTTCTAATAGAATTTGGGTAAAATCGAGAGCATAGGTTAAAgttaggtcaggatgttggatgatgatcTTTACCACCACCACCCCACCACATCTTTAAGACACTCCTTATGTCTCAACTCAGTTGAGTTTGAGACATGGACAGTGTGGTAAATTTGCTAAATGCTAGATGTTGTAAACCAACTGTACatgttggtttctatggtcttgCTATGAGCAGTTCCTAGGAAGCTAGGAAGCTAAGTGTTTTTGGGATATAGTTGTTGTTGGTAAGTTGTTGTTGTTGATATAACAGTTAgataacagataaaaaaaagatcaGGAACAACAGGGATGCTGATTATAGGTGTAAACCTCTTAAACTCTGCAGTTACTCTGGCTTTTTTCTGGCTTTTTACCCCCACTATTATACATTTGGGGCAAATCCAAGTGTATAAGGGTATTTGGGTTGGTTTTGAATGTTTTCTGTGCATCATTGCACTTTAATCTTTCTGTGAACTTAAACCAGAAGAGCTGGTTTCAGGTCAGCACAGTATTTTAATGGCTTCTGCGAGTTGAACAGCATCCAGAGGGGGAGGGGCCTGAGCTTAAGTGTAAACAGAGGCGAGCTGAAAGCCACAGTTTCAGTGAAACACTtcagacagagcgagtgaggaaACAGCGATGGGTTTTCTGCTGCCAGTTCTGCTCGCTTTGTTCGTCTCTCTGCTCGGGGGACTTTACCTCCTGGGAGCTTTCCGCCGCCGCCGGCCGGGCGAACCCCCGCTAGATCGAGGCCCCCTTCCATGGCTGGGTCATGTGCTGGAATTCAGGAGGGACACTGCGAAGTTCCTggagaggatgaagaaaaagCATGGGGATATTTTTACGGTGCAGCTCGGAGGGTTCTACTTCACCTTCCTGACAGATCCACATTCCTTCGGATCGGTGGTCAAAGAGGCTCGAGGTAAACTGGACTTTACTGAGTTCGCCCGGCATCTGGTTGAGCGAGTTTTTGGGTATCATTCCCTAACAGATGACCACAAGCTTTTGCAAGCCTCCAGCAACAAGCATCTTATGGGAGAGGGGTTGGTTGAAATGACTCAGGCCATGATGAACAACCTCCAGAACCTCATGTTGTACAGCTTGGGATCTGGTGAAGATTCTGCCAATTGCGCCAATTCCATCAATTGCGCCAATTCCAGCAATTCCACCAACTGCGCCAATTCTGCCAAACCTTCCAAACCCTGGCGTGAAGATGGACTCTTCCTGTACTGTTACAACATCGTCTTCCGTGCAGGTTACTTGGCGCTCTTTGGCAATGAGGCAGTAAAAACCTCTGGAACTTTGGAGAAATCCAAGGAAGTTGACCGCAATCAGTCTGATGAACTCTTCCACGAATTCCGGAAGTACGATCAACTCTTCCCCAAGCTGGCATATGGAGTCTTGGGTCCCTTTGAGAAGATGGAGGCCGAGCGACTGAAGAGGATGTTCTGGAACATTCTCTCGGTGCAGAAGGTGACGTCCAAGGAGAACATCAGCCCCTGGGTGAGCGAGGCGCAGCAAGTCCGGGCCGAGAACGGCATGGACGAGGAAATGCAGAACAGGTACATGTTCCTCCTGCTTTGGGCGTCCCAGGGCAACACAGGTCCTGCATCTTTCTGGTTGCTTCTTTTCCTCATGAAGCACCCTGAAGCCATGAAAGCCATCAGGGCTGAGGTGGAGGAGGTTCTCCGACAAACCGGGCAGGAGGTGAAGCGAGGTGGACCACTGATCAATCTGACCAGAGACATGCTACTCAAAACCCCCGTTCTGGACAGTGCGGTGGAGGAGAGTCTTCGGGTGACAGCCGCCCCCGTGCTGACCAGGGCCGTCCTGCAGGACATGACCCTGAAGATGGCCGACGGGCAGCAGTACAACATCCGGCAGGGCGACCGAGTGGCCCTGTTCCC is a genomic window containing:
- the LOC103039627 gene encoding 5-beta-cholestane-3-alpha,7-alpha-diol 12-alpha-hydroxylase, with the translated sequence MGFLLPVLLALFVSLLGGLYLLGAFRRRRPGEPPLDRGPLPWLGHVLEFRRDTAKFLERMKKKHGDIFTVQLGGFYFTFLTDPHSFGSVVKEARGKLDFTEFARHLVERVFGYHSLTDDHKLLQASSNKHLMGEGLVEMTQAMMNNLQNLMLYSLGSGEDSANCANSINCANSSNSTNCANSAKPSKPWREDGLFLYCYNIVFRAGYLALFGNEAVKTSGTLEKSKEVDRNQSDELFHEFRKYDQLFPKLAYGVLGPFEKMEAERLKRMFWNILSVQKVTSKENISPWVSEAQQVRAENGMDEEMQNRYMFLLLWASQGNTGPASFWLLLFLMKHPEAMKAIRAEVEEVLRQTGQEVKRGGPLINLTRDMLLKTPVLDSAVEESLRVTAAPVLTRAVLQDMTLKMADGQQYNIRQGDRVALFPYTAVHMDPEVHPDPQTFKYDRFLNPDGSKKTDFYKDGKKLKYFIMPWGAGVTMCPGRFFATNELKQFVFLMITYFDFELKNPDEEIPDIDTKRWGFGTMQPTRDIQFRYRLRF